A genomic region of Macaca mulatta isolate MMU2019108-1 chromosome 5, T2T-MMU8v2.0, whole genome shotgun sequence contains the following coding sequences:
- the METTL14 gene encoding N(6)-adenosine-methyltransferase non-catalytic subunit METTL14, whose product MDSRLQEIRERQKLRRQLLAQQLGAESADSIGAVLNSKDEQREIAETRETCRASYDTSAPNTKRKYLDEGETDEDKMEEYKDELEMQQEEENLPYEEEIYKDSSTFLKGTQSLNPHNDYCQHFVDTGHRPQNFIRDVGLADRFEEYPKLRELIRLKDELIAKSNTPPMYLQADIEAFDIRELTPKFDVILLEPPLEEYYRETGITANEKCWTWDDIMKLEIDEIAAPRSFIFLWCGSGEGLDLGRVCLRKWGYRRCEDICWIKTNKNNPGKTKTLDPKAVFQRTKEHCLMGIKGTVKRSTDGDFIHANVDIDLIITEEPEIGNIEKPVEIFHIIEHFCLGRRRLHLFGRDSTIRPGWLTVGPTLTNSNYNAETYASYFSAPNSYLTGCTEEIERLRPKSPPPKSKSDRGGGAPRGGGRGGTSAGRGRERNRSNFRGERGGFRGGRGGAHRGGFPPR is encoded by the exons CTGGGAGCTGAAAGTGCCGACAGCATTGGTGCCGTGTTAAATAGCAAAGATGAGCAGAGAGAAATTGCTGAAACAAGAGAGACTTGCAG gGCTTCCTATGATACCTCTGCTCCAAATACGAAACGTAAGTATCTGGATGAAGGAGAGACAGATGAAGACAAAATGGAAGAATATAAG GATGAACTAGAAATgcaacaggaagaagaaaatttgCCATATGAAGAAGAGATTTACAAAGATTCTAGTACTTTTcttaag ggaaCACAGAGCTTAAATCCCCATAATGATTACTGCCAACATTTTGTAGACACTGGACATAGACCTCAGAATTTCATCAGGGATGTAG GTTTAGCTGACAGATTTGAAGAATATCCTAAACTGAGGGAGCTCATCAGGCTAAAGGATGAGTTAATAGCTAAATCTAACACTCCTCCTAT GTACTTACAAGCTGATATAGAAGCCTTTGACATCAGAGAACTAACGCCCAAATTTGATGTGATTCTTCTGGAACCCCCTTTAGAAGAATATTACAGAGAAACTGGCATCACTGCTAATGAAAAGTGCTGGACTTGGGATGAT ATTATGAAGTTAGAAATTGATGAGATTGCAGCACCTcgatcatttatttttctctggtgTGGTTCTGGGGAGGGCCTGGACCTTGGAAGAGTG TGTTTACGAAAATGGGGCTACAGAAGATGTGAAGATATTTGTTGGAttaaaaccaataaaaacaaTCCTGGGAAGACTAAGACTTTAGATCCAAAGGCTGTCTTTCAGAGAACAAAG GAACACTGCCTCATGGGGATCAAAGGAACTGTGAAGCGTAGCACAGATGGGGACTTCATTCATGCTAATGTTGACATTGACTTAATTATCACAGAAGAACCTGAAATTGGCAATATAGAAAAACCTGTAGAAATTTTTCATATAATTGAGCATTTTTGTCTTGGTAGAAGACGCCTTCATCTATTTGGAAGAGATAGTACAATTCGACCAG GCTGGCTCACAGTTGGACCAACACTTACAAATAGCAACTACAATGCGGAAACATATGCATCCTATTTCAGTGCTCCTAATTCCTACTTGACTGGTTGTACAGAAGAAATTGAGAGACTTCGACCAAAATCACCTCCTCCCAAATCTAAATCTGACCGAGGAGGTGGAGCTCCCAGAGGTGGAGGAAGAGGTGGAACTTCTGCTGGCCGTGGACGAGAAAGAAATCGATCTAACTTCCGAGGAGAAAGAGGTGGCTTTAGAGGGGGCCGTGGAGGAGCACACAGAGGTGGCTTTCCACCCCGATAA